One Campylobacter sputorum genomic window, GAAGAATTTATGGTTTTTTATAAGAAAAAATTTGACATTAGAACTATGTTTAGTAGTTTTATAAATTACGGAAATGGCGCTGGTAGCGTGTTTTGTGATATCAATGATATGACTATATTTTTACAAAATATCTTGAAATCTAATTTAGACAAAACTCAGATAGAAATTTTAAAACAGTGCTGTGAGCTTACAAATAAAACTTTTAGTGCAAATAGTATTTATAAATTTTTAAAAAAGGGTATGAAAATATCAAAAGATAGGGTTTATGAGACTATTTTTAAATTTGAAAATGAAAAATATATAAATTTACTTCCTAAAATAAATCAGCCAAATGGTGCAAAGAAAATTTATATGAGCGATTTTGCGATTATTTCCGCCCTTAATGTTAATAAAAATTTTCAAATTATTTTTTCAAATATAGTTTATTGTGAGCTTTTAAAACTTAAAAAAGAGTTTTTTTATGAAAATGATATCGATTTTTTTATACCTGATTTAAATTTAGGAATATTGTGCATACCTTTTAGACCAAGTGATTTGATATTTTTAAAATTTAAAAAACTTATAAATAAACTTAAATATTTAAACATAATAAAACTTATAGTTATTTCTATG contains:
- a CDS encoding AAA family ATPase, with amino-acid sequence MDILDMFYQNPPKISKFYDRKISIGSDKFILKGAINSGKTTLLKEWLLRNGNDDEILYVNFDDIRCDEKYIKENLSNFILTHKRLKAIALDGINSDFDLDFVNLKVGCATKNNELKFENYDEIYVNNLDFEEFMVFYKKKFDIRTMFSSFINYGNGAGSVFCDINDMTIFLQNILKSNLDKTQIEILKQCCELTNKTFSANSIYKFLKKGMKISKDRVYETIFKFENEKYINLLPKINQPNGAKKIYMSDFAIISALNVNKNFQIIFSNIVYCELLKLKKEFFYENDIDFFIPDLNLGILCIPFRPSDLIFLKFKKLINKLKYLNIIKLIVISMSNQGLLEIEGIKCEIMPFWQFSASL